The following proteins are encoded in a genomic region of Phalacrocorax carbo chromosome 2, bPhaCar2.1, whole genome shotgun sequence:
- the ENTPD3 gene encoding ectonucleoside triphosphate diphosphohydrolase 3 isoform X3, producing the protein MCLMACPYRLQEWWPACRGPGISSYENNPGALAKPFDDCLNKVKERIPVHLHKNTSVYLGATAGMRLLRLQNETAANEVLASIQNYFRTQPFEFRGAQIITGPEEGVYGWITANYLMGNFLERNLWRTWVRPYRKDTMGALDLGGASTQISFVPEDSQENFNSTLQVKLYGYNYNVYTHSFQCYGRDEAEKRLLALLLQKSNTSSNVDNPCYPQSYNTTLAMKYFSGRLCTQSLRPANYYPDQLVNFHGTGDPGLCQEMVSLLFNITACRDREDCPFKGIHQPKVKGNFVAFSGFYYTINALNLSEHFSLADFNSSMWFFCSQSWAQLQFMLPKVEEIYARSYCFSANFIYYLLVHGYNFDAETWPQIHFQKEVGNSSIAWSLGYMLSLTNMIPAEGKLIRLPLKPSLFAGLLVFFTATSLLCLVFLVYLCVASRNQKNISHVEHVFIPE; encoded by the exons GCCCTGGTATTTCCAGCTATGAGAATAATCCTGGAGCTCTTGCCAAACCTTTTGATGACTGTCTGAATAAAGTCAAGGAGAGAATACCAGTTCATCTGCATAAAAACACTTCTGTTTATCTGGGGGCTACAGCTGGCATGAGACTACTGAG GTTGCAAAATGAAACGGCAGCCAATGAAGTCCTTGCAAGCATTCAAAACTACTTCAGAACACAACCTTTTGAATTTAGGGGTGCGCAAATCATAACTGGGCCAGAGGAAGGGGTGTATGGATGGATAACAGCCAACTATTTAATGGGCAATTTCTTAGAG AGAAACCTTTGGAGAACATGGGTCCGTCCTTACAGAAAAGACACTATGGGTGCACTGGACCTTGGAGGAGCTTCCACTCAAATTTCATTTGTCCCAGAGGACTCTCAGGAGAACTTCAATAGCACCTTGCAAGTGAAGTTGTATGGTTACAACTACAATGTCTACACTCACAGCTTCCAGTGCTACGGGAGAGATGAAGCTGAGAAAAGGCTTCTAGCATTGCTGCTCCAG aaatcAAACACCAGTTCCAATGTGGATAATCCATGTTACCCTCAGAGTTATAATACTACATTAGCGATGAAGTACTTCTCTGGCAGGCTTTGTACACAGTCTCTGAGACCAGCAAATTACTACCCGGACCAGCTTGTGAACTTCCATGGAACAGGAGACCCAGGTCTGTGCCAGGAGATGGTTTCTTTATTGTTTAACATCACTGCCTGCAGAGACAGAGAGGACTGTCCATTTAAAGGAATACATCAGCCAAAAGTTAAAGGGAATTTTGTG GCTTTCTCAGGATTCTACTATACAATTAATGCTTTGAATTTATCTGAGCACTTTTCCCTAGCTGACTTCAATTCAAGTATGTGGTTTTTCTGTTCACAGAGCTGGGCACAG ctccAGTTTATGCTGCCTAAAGTCGAAGAAATATATGCTAGATCCTACTGTTTTTCAGccaatttcatttattacttgcTTGTACATGGTTACAACTTTGATGCAGAAACCTGGCCGCagatacattttcaaaaggag gtCGGTAACAGCAGTATAGCGTGGTCACTTGGTTACATGTTAAGCCTCACGAACATGATTCCAGCAGAAGGCAAGCTGATCCGATTACCTCTGAAACCTTCTTTGTTTGCTGGGCTCCTCGTCTTCTTCACAGCCACGTCACTGTTGTGTCTTGTCTTCCTTGTTTACTTGTGCGTTGCATCACGTAATCAGAAGAACATCAGTCACGTTGAACATGTATTTATTCCAGAATGA